The DNA window ATCGAGCTCGCGCCGCGGACCGAGGCAGTGTGCAGAGTCACTGCGGACTGCCTTGGATATTTGAGCAACGATCTGCAACACAACATCGAGGACTTCATCTCGGATCTGGAGCGCTCGACGCGCGCCAAAAGGTAGTTGAATGTCAGGTGGCCTCGCCGATTTCATCGCTGCTGCGAAAGCTGTCCCCAGAGGCGGGCGGGGCTTCAAGACCTGGATCCTCTTCCTCTCGCTCGTGATTGGGCTCGGGATCTGGGCCTACACCATCCAGCTGAGGGACGGCCTCGTCGTCACCAACATGCGCAACCAAGTGGCTTGGGGATTCTACATCTCCAACTTCACTTTCCTCGTCGGGGTGGCGGCAGCCGCCGTGCTGCTGGTGATCCCGGCGTACGTCTACAACTTCAAGCCGATCAAGGAGATCGCGTTCTTGGGCGAGATGATGGCCATCACCGCCATCGTCATGTGCATTCTGTTCGTCTCGGTCGACGTCGGGAGCCCGCAGAACCTCTGGCACCTGCTTCCGGGCGTCGGGCGACCGAACTTCCCGATGTCGCTGCTCACCTGGGACATCCTGGTGCTGAACGGCTACCTCGTGATCAACGCCAGCGTGTTCTTTTTCATCCTCTACAAGGTCGCACACGGGGAAAAGTACACTCGCATCCTGCCCCTGATTCTTCTGAGCATCCCCTGGGCCGTTGGCATCCACACCGTCACGGCATTCCTCTACAACGGGCTCGTAGCACGCCCGTTCTGGAACGCGTCGATCCTGGCGCCGCGCTTCTTGGCCTCGGCGTTTTGCTCGGGACCTGCGCTCATGATCCTGGTGCTGCAGGTGGTGGGCAAGCAGTTCCGAATCGCCATCGACGAGCGAGCGCTGTTCAAGATCGCCGAGCTCGTTTCCTATGCACTGGCCTTCAACCTGTTCTTGTTTGCGGCCGAAGCTTTCAAGGAATTCTACGGCCAAAGCGTGCACATGGCGCCGATGCAGTACCTCTACTTCGGGCTGCACGGACACAATGCGCTGGTTCCGCTGATGTGGAGCGCGCTGGCGCTAAACTCTACCGCACTGACGCTGTTCATCATCCGAAAGACTCGAGAAAACAAGCGTTTCCTCAACATCGGCTGCGTGCTCATCCTGATCGGCGTCTACATCGAGAAGGGCCTCGGGCTGGTCGTACCCGGCTTCACCCCCGACGCCTTGGGTGAGATTTACGAGTACGTTCCGTCCCAGGTCGAGCTGGCCATTGCAGCTGGGATCTGGGCGAGCGGCGCGCTCGTGTACACACTTCTAGCCAAATTCAGCATCCCGGTCTTCATCAAGGCCGGCCAGTTCATCCAACACGAGTGAGGCATGGTGCGTCACCTGACTCAGTTGTCACTCGCTCTCGC is part of the Myxococcales bacterium genome and encodes:
- the nrfD gene encoding polysulfide reductase NrfD translates to MSGGLADFIAAAKAVPRGGRGFKTWILFLSLVIGLGIWAYTIQLRDGLVVTNMRNQVAWGFYISNFTFLVGVAAAAVLLVIPAYVYNFKPIKEIAFLGEMMAITAIVMCILFVSVDVGSPQNLWHLLPGVGRPNFPMSLLTWDILVLNGYLVINASVFFFILYKVAHGEKYTRILPLILLSIPWAVGIHTVTAFLYNGLVARPFWNASILAPRFLASAFCSGPALMILVLQVVGKQFRIAIDERALFKIAELVSYALAFNLFLFAAEAFKEFYGQSVHMAPMQYLYFGLHGHNALVPLMWSALALNSTALTLFIIRKTRENKRFLNIGCVLILIGVYIEKGLGLVVPGFTPDALGEIYEYVPSQVELAIAAGIWASGALVYTLLAKFSIPVFIKAGQFIQHE